One part of the Pseudomonas sp. MYb118 genome encodes these proteins:
- a CDS encoding Rnf-Nqr domain containing protein codes for MNKSLQHSLMLPPLIGATGSWLTALGLWVMFVVIIHAYGAGMALLRLRLVPTARLIASTLLAATLTSCALMAAQAWSIQWYQHAGIYTALIALQCVVLEHTGFFHSAWRDRLRLCALFGGLLLGLSALRELIGYSGLHLATLVPGGFILLGLLIAAWQAWSRATPSH; via the coding sequence ATGAATAAATCGCTGCAACACTCGCTGATGCTCCCTCCGCTAATCGGCGCGACCGGTTCGTGGCTGACGGCGCTGGGCCTCTGGGTGATGTTTGTCGTGATCATCCATGCCTACGGCGCAGGCATGGCGCTGCTGCGCCTCAGACTCGTCCCGACGGCACGGCTGATTGCCAGCACCCTGCTCGCGGCCACGCTGACCAGTTGCGCGCTCATGGCGGCGCAGGCCTGGTCAATTCAGTGGTATCAGCACGCAGGAATCTACACCGCATTGATCGCCTTGCAGTGTGTCGTGCTGGAGCACACAGGCTTTTTCCACAGCGCATGGCGTGATCGCCTGCGCCTGTGCGCCCTGTTTGGTGGATTGCTGCTGGGTTTGAGCGCATTGCGCGAGCTCATCGGCTACAGCGGGCTGCACCTGGCCACACTGGTGCCCGGCGGTTTCATCCTGCTGGGATTGCTGATTGCCGCCTGGCAAGCCTGGTCCCGCGCGACCCCTTCACATTGA
- the nth gene encoding endonuclease III, whose translation MNAAKRLEIFRRLHEDNPEPKTELAYSTPFELLISVILSAQSTDVGVNKATAKLYPVANTPAAIHALGVEGLSEYIKTIGLFNSKAKNVIETCRLLVERHGGEVPQTREELEALPGVGRKTANVVLNTAFRQLAMAVDTHIFRVSNRTGIAPGKNVVEVENKLMKFVPRQYLLDSHHWLILHGRYVCLARKPRCGSCRIEDLCEYKHKTSDD comes from the coding sequence ATGAATGCTGCAAAACGCCTGGAAATTTTCCGCCGGTTGCATGAAGACAACCCGGAGCCGAAGACCGAGCTGGCCTATTCAACGCCGTTCGAATTGCTGATCTCGGTGATTCTCTCGGCACAATCGACCGATGTCGGCGTCAACAAGGCCACGGCCAAACTGTACCCGGTGGCCAATACTCCGGCAGCCATTCATGCGCTGGGCGTGGAAGGCCTGTCGGAGTACATCAAGACCATCGGCCTGTTCAACAGCAAGGCGAAAAACGTGATCGAGACCTGTCGCCTGCTGGTGGAGCGCCATGGCGGCGAAGTCCCGCAGACCCGCGAAGAGCTCGAAGCCCTGCCTGGCGTGGGCCGCAAGACCGCCAACGTGGTGCTCAACACGGCATTCCGCCAACTGGCCATGGCCGTGGACACGCACATTTTCCGCGTCAGCAACCGTACCGGCATTGCCCCCGGCAAGAATGTGGTGGAAGTGGAAAACAAGCTGATGAAGTTTGTGCCCCGGCAATACCTGCTCGACTCCCATCATTGGCTGATACTTCACGGACGTTACGTTTGCCTGGCGCGCAAGCCTCGCTGCGGCAGCTGCCGGATCGAGGACCTGTGCGAATACAAGCACAAGACATCGGACGATTGA
- a CDS encoding PA3496 family putative envelope integrity protein, which translates to MSTGKEQLDVEDDFAPAEADEAEPVVEVAKTNLSKRRTIDNLLEERRLQKQLADYDFDL; encoded by the coding sequence ATGAGTACTGGTAAAGAGCAATTGGACGTAGAAGACGACTTCGCACCCGCTGAAGCCGACGAAGCGGAACCGGTGGTTGAAGTAGCGAAGACCAACCTGAGCAAACGCCGCACCATCGACAACCTGCTGGAGGAGCGCCGACTGCAAAAGCAATTGGCCGATTACGATTTTGATCTATGA